From Flavobacterium alkalisoli, the proteins below share one genomic window:
- the ribD gene encoding bifunctional diaminohydroxyphosphoribosylaminopyrimidine deaminase/5-amino-6-(5-phosphoribosylamino)uracil reductase RibD: MNHELYMQRCLDLAAQGLREAMPNPSVGAVLVYNGKIIGEGHTSPYGGPHGEVNCVNSVKEEDRDLIPLSTLYVSLEPCSHYGKTPPCCDLIIQQQIKTIVVGTTDPHEKVAGNGIRKLKEAGREVIVGVLEKECREFNRRFFTFHEKQRPYIILKWAETADGFISPSQKNRNDDGTLKSKKPVWITNLYSRQLVHKWRSEEMGILAGTKTVLDDNPKLDVRDWTGPNPTRIILDRSNRIPDSYFVKNQKINTIILTEKTNLPNLGNFLFEKIDFNESLPRQITQVLYQHNIQSVIIEGGRQTLQTFIDYSLWDEARVFKGETLFHEGIKAPVLNATATKRYSVLNDELLIFRNHD; the protein is encoded by the coding sequence ATGAACCACGAACTTTACATGCAACGCTGTCTTGACCTTGCCGCACAAGGTTTAAGAGAAGCCATGCCCAACCCCTCTGTAGGGGCTGTACTTGTATATAACGGAAAAATTATAGGAGAAGGACACACATCTCCTTACGGAGGACCTCATGGAGAGGTAAATTGCGTTAATTCCGTAAAGGAAGAAGACAGGGATTTAATTCCACTATCTACTCTTTACGTTAGCCTGGAGCCCTGTAGTCATTACGGAAAAACCCCTCCTTGTTGTGACCTGATTATACAGCAGCAAATAAAAACCATAGTAGTAGGAACAACAGATCCGCATGAAAAGGTAGCGGGCAACGGAATAAGAAAACTTAAAGAGGCAGGACGCGAAGTAATTGTAGGAGTATTAGAAAAAGAATGTCGTGAATTTAACCGACGCTTTTTTACTTTTCATGAAAAGCAACGCCCTTATATAATATTAAAGTGGGCCGAAACTGCCGATGGCTTTATAAGTCCGTCGCAAAAAAACAGAAACGACGACGGCACATTAAAAAGCAAAAAACCTGTTTGGATAACTAACCTTTATTCCAGGCAGTTGGTACATAAATGGCGCAGCGAAGAAATGGGCATACTCGCCGGCACAAAGACGGTTTTAGACGATAACCCAAAACTTGACGTAAGAGACTGGACAGGGCCAAACCCTACAAGAATCATCTTAGACAGAAGCAACAGAATACCAGACAGTTATTTTGTTAAAAATCAAAAAATAAACACAATTATCTTGACAGAAAAAACGAATTTGCCTAACTTAGGGAATTTCCTTTTTGAAAAAATAGATTTTAACGAGAGCCTCCCCCGGCAGATAACGCAGGTGTTATACCAACATAACATTCAGTCGGTCATTATTGAGGGCGGAAGGCAAACCCTCCAAACTTTTATTGATTATAGTTTGTGGGATGAGGCCAGGGTTTTTAAAGGTGAAACCCTTTTTCATGAAGGGATAAAAGCACCGGTATTAAACGCCACAGCAACAAAAAGGTACAGCGTACTTAATGACGAACTTTTAATTTTCAGGAATCATGATTAA